A window of the bacterium genome harbors these coding sequences:
- the trbJ gene encoding P-type conjugative transfer protein TrbJ, giving the protein MTRSKRIGFAKGTAAIILVGFVCLPPRASQSQAIVLDLTNLVQNILIAVEQTLSVAEEVQMVANQGTQILQQVQQLQNELDMLQNMVVNTTPAGTVAWGDVQRALSSLGRTVQIGLSIPYTLGNVDSVFQSRFPGFVPPTDWAAEYDSWSTTALDTLRGTLASAGQNVADAPSVQAALNRLRSANDSAQGRLEALQVGNQIASLQVEEAAKLRQLFAAQINAQNTYLGAQEAKAAGSAAAFNAWIGNGSMVVPVSRPSQGLGAVPRP; this is encoded by the coding sequence CGCATTGGATTCGCCAAAGGAACAGCGGCCATCATCCTCGTCGGTTTCGTCTGCCTGCCGCCACGCGCCAGCCAGAGCCAGGCGATCGTCCTCGACCTCACGAACCTGGTTCAGAACATCCTCATTGCGGTCGAGCAGACGCTGAGTGTCGCTGAAGAGGTGCAGATGGTTGCGAACCAGGGCACCCAGATCCTGCAGCAGGTCCAACAGCTCCAGAACGAGCTCGACATGCTTCAGAACATGGTGGTCAATACGACACCGGCCGGAACCGTTGCCTGGGGCGACGTTCAACGCGCGCTAAGCAGTCTCGGTCGGACGGTGCAGATCGGTCTCTCGATCCCTTACACGCTCGGGAACGTCGACAGTGTCTTCCAGAGCCGATTTCCGGGCTTCGTGCCTCCCACTGATTGGGCGGCGGAGTACGACTCCTGGTCGACCACCGCACTCGACACGTTGCGGGGAACGCTCGCCTCTGCCGGCCAGAACGTTGCGGACGCGCCGAGCGTGCAGGCGGCGCTCAACAGGCTGCGCTCCGCCAACGATTCCGCTCAGGGACGGCTCGAAGCCCTCCAGGTCGGCAACCAGATCGCGAGCCTCCAGGTGGAAGAGGCCGCCAAGCTCCGCCAGCTGTTCGCCGCGCAGATCAACGCGCAGAACACCTACCTCGGCGCCCAGGAGGCGAAAGCTGCCGGTTCCGCCGCGGCGTTCAATGCTTGGATCGGCAACGGGTCCATGGTCGTACCCGTCTCCAGGCCGAGCCAAGGCCTGGGCGCCGTTCCGCGACCCTAA
- the trbL gene encoding P-type conjugative transfer protein TrbL, protein MTSILTNLVLAFQAATAGWFAALFPIARNLFFTLATIEIVWAASLWVLERDDPTQIFVQFLKRIIAIGFFLAVLTFADVWIPAIIDGFATAGQIAGGLPELNPSTVIDQGIAVASSLISSISVAGWFTSPGGNFVAAIAALLAFLAFVVIAGQLALALIEMYVVIGGGVLLLGFAGSRWTMPFAERYLSYAVAIGIKLFVLYLIIGVGTALAASWGPTLAGVGTSPTDLFAILGASLVYMIVAWQIPSFASALIGGSVNMTLGTAIYTGGSMAAMAVGVTGIAARAAASGARGTTAILEAGRYARDARAAGSTGMVGSVAGGVSALATEAVGSRARRVAGIPAARTAVALRDRRIARFGDPTNQAAPARLPAPNSGTGTAGNSPSRDVAAPSSPRSGPDHKQN, encoded by the coding sequence ATGACCTCCATCCTCACCAACCTCGTCCTTGCGTTCCAGGCTGCGACTGCCGGCTGGTTCGCAGCGCTCTTCCCCATCGCTCGGAACCTGTTCTTCACGCTGGCCACGATCGAAATTGTCTGGGCCGCATCGTTGTGGGTGCTCGAGCGCGACGATCCGACGCAGATCTTCGTCCAGTTCCTGAAGCGCATCATCGCGATCGGTTTCTTCCTGGCTGTTCTCACCTTCGCCGACGTCTGGATTCCCGCGATCATCGACGGCTTCGCGACGGCAGGGCAGATCGCCGGTGGGCTCCCGGAACTCAACCCCAGCACCGTGATCGACCAAGGCATTGCGGTGGCGTCTTCGCTCATTTCGAGCATCAGCGTGGCCGGCTGGTTCACGTCGCCTGGGGGAAACTTCGTCGCGGCAATCGCCGCACTGCTGGCTTTTCTGGCGTTCGTGGTGATCGCGGGCCAGCTCGCGCTGGCGCTGATCGAGATGTACGTGGTGATTGGCGGCGGCGTGCTGCTGCTGGGCTTTGCCGGCTCGCGCTGGACGATGCCGTTCGCAGAGCGCTACCTGAGCTACGCCGTCGCCATCGGGATCAAGCTGTTCGTGCTCTATCTGATCATCGGCGTTGGCACGGCCCTGGCTGCCTCCTGGGGGCCCACCCTCGCCGGGGTTGGAACGTCGCCGACGGATCTCTTCGCGATCCTGGGCGCTTCCCTCGTCTACATGATCGTGGCGTGGCAGATCCCGTCGTTCGCCTCGGCGCTGATCGGGGGCTCGGTCAACATGACTCTTGGGACCGCGATCTATACGGGTGGCTCGATGGCTGCAATGGCCGTAGGCGTGACGGGCATCGCTGCGCGAGCCGCCGCCTCTGGAGCCCGTGGGACGACGGCCATCCTGGAAGCCGGCCGCTACGCGCGAGATGCCCGCGCTGCAGGCAGCACTGGCATGGTGGGTTCCGTGGCCGGCGGGGTCTCTGCTCTCGCTACTGAGGCTGTTGGGTCCCGAGCCCGTCGGGTCGCTGGCATTCCCGCGGCGAGGACGGCAGTTGCCCTACGGGATCGCCGCATTGCTCGGTTCGGTGATCCCACGAACCAGGCGGCTCCGGCTCGTCTTCCGGCTCCGAACTCCGGAACCGGAACGGCCGGCAACAGTCCGTCGCGAGATGTCGCCGCGCCGTCTTCGCCCCGGTCCGGCCCTGATCACAAGCAGAACTGA